ACACCATTTTTGTAAGCTGTTTTACTTCCAACAATTACTTTAATAACTGTTCCATCATTATCTGTAATTGTACTTTCCTTCGTTGTCCCGTTATATACAACTGTTGCCCCCATAGAGGGGATAATTTGCGAAATTGGAACCATAGTTGTTCCATTTAAAAGCTCTGGTGCAGAATCGGATGTAAAAGTAATTTGTTTACCATTAACATAAACATCTGGAGAAGAAGCAGTTCCTGCAAAAGCTTTTTCTGTAGATCCTAAAACACCAAAACTAATCGCTAAAGCAAGAGAAGAAGAAAAGATTTTTTTACTCATTCCTCTAATCCCTTTTTGAAAATCATTAGTTTTCAAAAGATTTTTCGGCATTATTTGTAGTACACTCCTTTTTATCCATAATTTCCTATCTCGCTGGCATATACCCGTTAAAGGTGAAAGCCAAACCGAAATCCTTTTTCTTCACTCCTATTACACCCAAGAAAGGGGGTTATTAGTACTACTGTTAATAAGAACTATATTAATATTATTATATTATAATTTATATTTCACTATTTTTTTGTTACTTATAGAAATTACCTCATTTTAAATAAACTACCATTTTTCCTTTATATAGTTGTATTCAGTAATTTCGAATGCAACTAATAAATTGTCGTCTAATGAAATGAGCAGGGATTAATCGCTAAATATTTGCATATCAAAATTGTACATAAGTCCAAACCTCTTCAAAGCTGAAGTTCAGTTTATTGCAAAAAAACCGCTTCCCTTTAAGGAAACGGCTTTATCGATGCCTATAAACGCTTTGTGATTGGAAAAATGAGTGTATATTACAGTCATTTAACAAAAGCTAATTGTTGAAAAAGCATTTACTGCAGTAGAGAAGAACAAATTTGGGTAGTTTATAAGTGAAGGGGAAATTAATCCATTCTAATTTGCTTGGATTTGAAAAATTATAATACAGAATGCTTTACAAAAAGGGGACCGTAAATGGAAATTTTAATCTCAATATTATTTCTACTCGTTTTATTATTAGTTACAAATGTGCTCGCACATTATATTCCTTTCATTCCAATTGCTCTTATTCAAATAGCAGTTGGCATTGTCGTTGCTTTAGTAACAAAAGATTTCACCTTTGAGATTGAATCAGAATGGTTTTTACTATTGTTTATTGCTCCGTTACTTTATTATGATGGGGCACATTTTCCTCGTGAACAATTATGGAAAATGAGGTTACCTATTTTAGGTAACGCAATTGTTTTAGTATTATTAACTACTATTGTTGGTGGTTTATTTGTGCACTGGATGATTCCTTCAATACCATTAGCTGCTGCATTTGCTTTAATGGCTATTTTATCGCCAACTGACCCAGTCGCGGTCAATGGTATCGCCAAAAGAGTCCACATTCCAGACCATATAATGAATTTGGTTCGTGGCGAATCTTTAATTAACGATGCATCGGGGTTAATTGCGTTTAAATATGCTGTTGCAGCAATTGTAACAGGGTATTTTTCAATGAAATCAGCAACAATTGACTTTATGTATATGTTCTTTGTAGGCGCACTTATTGGGATATTCGGTGCATTATTTCTGTTTTGGATCCGCCTTCAATTACGGCGAATAGGAATTGTAGATGTAACATTTTACGTACTGCTACAAGTACTAGCACCCTTTATTTTATTTTTTCTATCCGAAGAAGTATTTCACGCATCGGGTGTTATAGCTGTCGTTGCAGGGGGAATTATTGCAACCATTATTAAAGAAAAAGCAGTAAGTATTATTGCACAGGAACATTTAGTAACACAGCATTTTTGGTCAATGTTGACATTTACATTAAATGGAATTATTTTTATTTTACTAGGATTGATGCTACCTACTGCAACAAAACTTATACTTGTCAGTGAAGAAATTAACAATAGTGTACTCATTTTATATGTATTGGTTATTGGTTTTCTGGTGTTAGGTATCCGCTTTATTTGGACGATGTTTTTCGATCTACTGGATAAAAAACTATTTAAAAGTGAAGATACTTTAACATTTAAAGATCATATCGTGACAACACTTGTTGGGGTTCGAGGAACAATCACGATGGTAGGGATTTTATCGATACCGTTACTAACCAATCAAGGGGAACTATTTCCTGAGCGGCAATTACTTCTCTTCTTAGCAGCAGGTGTCATTTTATTTACCTTGGTAATGGCTACTTTATTTTTACCTTTTTTAAACAAACAGGAAGCATCACAACAATCCAATTTAATGAATGAAAAACGAAAGATGATTGAACATGCAATTCAAAGTATTCAACTTGAAACAGATGAGGAAAATGCTCCAGTTGCTTTAAGTTTAATAAATCAATATAACGCCATGCTATTAAATATTGAGCTAGAACAGTCTGAGGCAGTACTTCAAACTTACAAGCAAAAAATACTAGAAGCTAGGAAAGTTGGGATGGAATTAGAAATATTTTATACACATCAATATATGACTGAGCACGGATTTAATCAAACAATCCAACATGAAATAAACTATATTCTTAAAGAAAGAAAAGATATGTTGAATAACCGTTCATTTACTTTATTAAAACGTCGCTTGCGTAATTTTTCACATGAACGCAAGTTGAGCAAACTACCTATCGATATTG
The genomic region above belongs to Lysinibacillus sp. FSL W8-0992 and contains:
- a CDS encoding Na+/H+ antiporter — encoded protein: MEILISILFLLVLLLVTNVLAHYIPFIPIALIQIAVGIVVALVTKDFTFEIESEWFLLLFIAPLLYYDGAHFPREQLWKMRLPILGNAIVLVLLTTIVGGLFVHWMIPSIPLAAAFALMAILSPTDPVAVNGIAKRVHIPDHIMNLVRGESLINDASGLIAFKYAVAAIVTGYFSMKSATIDFMYMFFVGALIGIFGALFLFWIRLQLRRIGIVDVTFYVLLQVLAPFILFFLSEEVFHASGVIAVVAGGIIATIIKEKAVSIIAQEHLVTQHFWSMLTFTLNGIIFILLGLMLPTATKLILVSEEINNSVLILYVLVIGFLVLGIRFIWTMFFDLLDKKLFKSEDTLTFKDHIVTTLVGVRGTITMVGILSIPLLTNQGELFPERQLLLFLAAGVILFTLVMATLFLPFLNKQEASQQSNLMNEKRKMIEHAIQSIQLETDEENAPVALSLINQYNAMLLNIELEQSEAVLQTYKQKILEARKVGMELEIFYTHQYMTEHGFNQTIQHEINYILKERKDMLNNRSFTLLKRRLRNFSHERKLSKLPIDIVEQINNVKKDLTDYVSSSIVRHVQETNEHALDIAQKVAMYYRHPQYATNKLDSSKQEELKEYLALIAIETQRSLINEWYQAGNINNEVAKELRRFVINLESVILLEEEE